gcttgaatgattcaaatgtcagtgttaagtggttcaataggcaaaaaaaacacacctcTGAAAATGGTTGGTTATGAGGACTGGATTGAAAACAAGCGTACCTTCAGAAACCCCGGAGAACATCTACTCAAGAGCACTTGTAAAAAAATATAGAATAATTTTTTTGACTTTtttgaagcaaaatataaaggcatgagggtttgtttgttttttttaacttttgcaCACGGCTGACTTTAAATTGGATTTTAATAGTTGACTTGCAAGTTTATAGATGGCCtagatcttttttttatttagtttcccTTTAACCTCTTCTGTACCTGTTTTCTGCAGAAAATCTTGCAGTCAGGGAATCATGATTCCTTACATTATTACACAGACAAAATAGCTagatgacaaaagaaaaagaaaacaatgtgttCCTCATAAATCAAACAAGCAGATGCACTGAGTAATTATCCAAAGTTAATCTTATGAAAAAAGAGACAATACTAGATAAAATGCTGTGATTCAATCCACGTGAGAAAGGTGAAGCTTGGCTCTAATAATGCCCACATCGTCTCAGACCTATCAGAAGAGCCACAGACCATAAAATGTTAGTTTGTCATGTCTGGGACATTGCATCATCTCTCTCAAGGTGACCTgtaggaatgtcttaaagagataaagacctggatgacctctaatttcCTAATTCCAAATTtggatcaaactgaggttattttaCGTTGtcctaaaaatcttagaaacatgGTATCCAACCCAATGCTTACTCTAGATGGTATTACCATTGCCTCCTGTGAGGAGTCTTTGAGTCATTTTTGACAAGGATATGTCCTTCACTCCATATAAAACAAATATGcaggactgttttctttttccatttgcaCAATATTTCTAAAACTAGGAATGATGCTGAAATACTACTTGTGAAATGATCAGGACCCGCACAGCGTTTGAGTCTCAGTCGTAGCacctttattttaaaacagtgtTTTCCACTGCTTTGACACCTTATGCTCAAACGGGAAGCCAGCTTTCCAGCTCCTTCCACACTAAAAAGGGTGAGAGTTCATTAGTTGCAGTCCCTCTCACCTGTCCTCCGACCTCCCGGCACCACCCTGTGAGCTTACTGTACCACCCTTCCACTGCAGCAGAGCTAGGGACCGCATCCCCGTCACACAACTTTATaaatgtaaatggcctgcatttgtactttataaatgtttataaatgtattatttctAGGCTGGACCATTGCAGTGCATTATTATCAGGCTGTcctaaaactccctgaaaagctttcagctgatccaaaatgttGCAGCGTGACTGGTGACAGAGAATAAAATGAGAGAGCAAATTTCTCTTGAGTTTCCTTCATTGaatccctgttaaatccagaattgaatttgaaatccttctcctcacatacaaggtcttgaataataaAGCCCCagcttatcttaaagacctcatagtactaTATTACCCCAATAGAGAACTTTACTCAGACTGctggtatttaaaagtagaatgtgaGATCCCTCTTCAggggaaccagctcccagtttggacaCCCCTCTCTACTTATAACCCATAAGAGCCCAGAGACATTTTTATTGTCAGGGAAACTAAGTCAATGTTGAAACTTTAACAGGAACTTTCTTAAATATGTAAAGGGGCACCTATTTCACCGTGGGTTCTTAGAAGTTAATATTAAGCTTCAAACTTTAGTTAGGACTGGGTCAGGcaaccctgaatcctcccttagatATGCTGCAATAGGTCAAGGCagctgggggcttcccatgatgcactgtatATTTAATCAGTCATTAAAAGAGACTGTGATCTGAGAAGTACAAGCCCATATGGTTGcccttttggtttttttgcactcAGAATCTTTTGACACCCAAATTTGTCAAACACACGAGAAACGAACAAACATCGGTGCACATTCAATTTTATTGACCTATTTCATGCAGGATATAAGGTACAtagtgaagcagcagcacatTCATACAAGAGGCtacttcaaaaacaaacaaaaatgaaaaaaaaaaacctacaaaaacaacacatcatGGCAGGAGACCCACAAGCCACCCCTCCCTGTTTCCCCGACAGCTTGTTTACCACGCCCATGACGTTTCAGTGCAGTCATTCAAAAGGCCTTTGCGTCAGCATTCAGTCTGTTCACTGATGCGTGCCTTgctgctcctttttttttttgcaaaagctGCTTCACATGTATTAGTTTTTCAAATCTGTCAAGCACAAGCACTGCAGTGAATAAAGAGGAAATAATCATTTAACCATATTCACAATCTATTACAATATTTTTGAACCCACAGCTGATTTGATTGATTTCTACATGTTAAAACAGCCATAAAGCCCCTGTACATTTACAACCGCTTCAAGGCCACCGAAATTTCCCCAAAACACTCTTCAAAgctagaaaacaaacaaaggtcACATACGTAGACTTACTTACTGCTCCTCataatgcttcactgaagctACATTAGTCTTATACTTACACTGAAATATTCAAAATTAAGACGCCAAGATCCATTTGATAAAATGGGAATTGTCTTGACATCATTTTATGAAATTTTAGTCTGCGGCTGCCTTGTCCAAGCTGCTTTCCCTTTAGCCTTTCACATAAAAAGGAAGCAAGCAAAAAGTTAAGCAATGCGTCTTAAACTCATCTAAATGTGGCTTTGAACAAGTTACATTTGCTTCTTATAAACACATAATGAGTCTAAAAGGTTTGCAGAAACAAGTGAGTATCATTAAGAATACAACTTATTGTAGGATTTGTAATGTATAGCACTGGTGCCGTGGTTTCCTTAACGGCTGTGAATGGACTTGGGCTGAATCTGGAGCCGAGCCTTGGTGGCCAGGGCTGCCTTGCGCGTCATGGTGGTGCAGCGGGTCAGGATCTCCTCTGTTTTGGGTCGGGGAGGTACCCTGGGGACGACTGAGGCGTTGCTGCTGCCTTTGGACTTGACAGACCCAGAACTCTCTGAGCCGCTGTTGAAGCTGACGCCGTCTAAGAGGCTGGGATCGGGGCTGCTGCGCGAGCTGTCGGGCTGTTGCGTGGCTGCAGGGTGGTCTGCGTGGCTCTGCGCCTCCTCCCTCAGACTGGAGGACGAGTCACTGCTTGAGGAGAACTCAGAGAGAATGGAATCAGAGCTGATTTGGCTCATGATGCTCGggtgactgtttgaggctggggcttccctctcctcctctccctgagGCCAGGGATCGGAGAGGACATCAAGAGATCGAGCCTTGTGGAGACGTGCTGGCTCAAACATTTGTCTGGAGGGGCCAGCAGAATTCTGGTGTAGGTCATCTTCTTCGTGGATACTGGGAGGGTAGGGAGCCTGGCGATCCCTGCTGGCTGTTGCCAGATTCAGAGAGGAGCTATGCAGCCTGTTGTGCAGCCCATAAAGGCCGGCCCTAGGGTTGTTGTATGGCTTCAGGTACATGGTTGGGATGTAGCCTACTCTGCCATTGAATCTGTAGAGAACAAAACATGATGTAATTCAAAcctgttaaaaataattaaattgtcTACAAACTGCTATACTATTAAATGTGGACTTTCTAGTTTTCTAAGTAGAAGATGATAAGTTTATCATTTGCAAACAGACAAGACCGACATACCTAATGAGCCACCAGCCGTTGTCAGACTTCCTCAGCACCTCAACCACAGAGCCAATGGGCACGGAGATCTCATCAACCTTCTTAGACGTGTAACTTCTCACAGCACAGTACAGAGCACCTAAAAGTCACAGGCAAGAGAAAAAAAGCTTGAGCAACAAAGCAGAGCTGAAAAGTGGTCAAATAAGTCGCCTAAAATGCAAAAACAGCATCTAGATTTTTATTAAAAGGAAACATGCACTGATGAAAATGGCTGAAGACAGCTCTCTAGTGTTGGCTATTTGTAACAACAAGGCAAAGCTTCATCAGCACATATGTGGAACCTGCTCACAGGCATGCTCATTTATGTTGTAAATGTGTATCCAGTGCACTCTTTGAAGTCAAACTTTCCAGCGCAACGCAAGTACACACCTCTCAGCTGAAGCTCATCTTCATCGTCATCGTCGTCGCCTTCCGACAGCTCCAGATA
Above is a genomic segment from Maylandia zebra isolate NMK-2024a linkage group LG8, Mzebra_GT3a, whole genome shotgun sequence containing:
- the noxo1b gene encoding NADPH oxidase organizer 1b encodes the protein MADEHRFVFSARIIGGVHRDAPKLRMFMLSVLWSDQNEIIIYRSFQDFKEFHKQLKRRFPNLNPFRKDDRMIPKFTGKARRSSVQKKGSKKSVRRMKFLESYLEKLLKCDQSVTRSIEVTRFFTPKDHDLQPDYTKNSVMMLLSDDQNDESGGGGGRSAHHFHHGGSITNPFVTQTYHCVAAYETKDTKNRPFKVAKDEKLDVLIKDPAGWWLVENEDKRLAWFPAPYLELSEGDDDDDEDELQLRGALYCAVRSYTSKKVDEISVPIGSVVEVLRKSDNGWWLIRFNGRVGYIPTMYLKPYNNPRAGLYGLHNRLHSSSLNLATASRDRQAPYPPSIHEEDDLHQNSAGPSRQMFEPARLHKARSLDVLSDPWPQGEEEREAPASNSHPSIMSQISSDSILSEFSSSSDSSSSLREEAQSHADHPAATQQPDSSRSSPDPSLLDGVSFNSGSESSGSVKSKGSSNASVVPRVPPRPKTEEILTRCTTMTRKAALATKARLQIQPKSIHSR